The following proteins come from a genomic window of Castor canadensis chromosome 17, mCasCan1.hap1v2, whole genome shotgun sequence:
- the Clrn1 gene encoding clarin-1 isoform X3: protein MPNQQKKIIFCVAGVLSFVCALGVVTALGTPLWVKATILCKTGALLVNASGKELDKFTGEMQYGLFHGEGVRQCGLGDRPFQFSIFPDLLKAIPVSVHVNIILFSIILIVLTMVGAAFFMYNAFGKPFESLHGPLGLYLLSFISGLPSKDGV, encoded by the exons ATGCCAAACCAAcagaagaaaatcattttttGCGTGGCCGGAGTGTTGAGTTTCGTGTGTGCCCTCGGGGTTGTGACAGCCCTGGGGACCCCATTGTGGGTTAAAGCCACCATCCTCTGCAAAACAGGGGCTCTGCTAGTCAACGCTTCAGGGAAGGAGCTGGACAAGTTCACTGGCGAGATGCAGTACGGGCTTTTCCACGGCGAGGGTGTAAGGCAGTGCGGGTTGGGAGACAGGCCTTTCCAGTTCTCGA TTTTCCCAGACTTGCTGAAGGCGATCCCAGTGAGTGTTCATGTCAACATCATTCTCTTCTCCATCATCCTGATCGTTTTAACCATGGTGGGGGCGGCCTTCTTCATGTACAACGCTTTTGGCAAACCCTTCGAATCTCTGCATGGTCCACTCGGGCTCTACCTTTTGAGCTTCATCTCGG GACTGCCCTCTAAGGACGGAGTCTAA